A genomic segment from Fusarium fujikuroi IMI 58289 draft genome, chromosome FFUJ_chr04 encodes:
- a CDS encoding related to isotrichodermin C-15 hydroxylase (cytochrome P-450 monooxygenase CYP65A1), translating to MAVVSKLLGFPSLTLAAVIESFVAIKVFPDYYDSKSHLAAVFTILLVNYAFGIVFWGFLYPVFFSPLRHIPGPREYLSAAHRSIAVKDRPSGDLFVDIANRYPGEDLLTLNSFRTHILVTNPLLLADLLVHNCYDFTKPKRISAFLRHILGDGLIIVEGEPHKFLRKNSTPVFHFRHIKELYPMMWEKSQSLARAIQQDMTTSRSSVVELNSWASKVTLDIIGIAGLGRRFDAVEKKKDPLADIYEGLLEPSREKLIFSGLALAVGLPFVRLLPWKMNEVFNYLTGTLNELCYPMIQEKKTAILEKGDDHFDVLSLLIKSGNFSDEALKDQLLTFLAAGHETTSSAITWACYLLTKHPEYQAKLREEVRNGVPEDLVTNPTVDLAGILEQLPYLNGIMHETLRLYPTVPLTMRQAIRDTRIGDQFIPEGTDIMVSIWYINRSEAIWGPDATEFKPERWITDDGKPNQNGGASSNYNFLTFLHGPRSCIGQGFAKAELRCLLATMVRSFEWTLSMDDKLVMPRGVITIKPENGMYLDLKAL from the exons ATGGCTGTCGTCTCCAAGCTACTGGGCTTTCCCAGCCTGACGTTAGCTGCTGTCATCGAGTCTTTCGTCGCAATTAAAGTCTTTCCAGATTATTACGATTCAAAGAGTCACTTGGCTGCGGTATTCACTATATTGCTCGTCAATTATGCGTTCGGGATCGTTTTCTGGGGGTTTCTATACCcagtcttcttcagcccCCTCAGACACATCCCTGGTCCAAGA GAATATTTGAGCGCCGCTCATCGATCTATCGCTGTCAAGGACAGACCATCCGGCGATCTATTCGTAGATATTGCGAATCGATATCCCGGTGAAGACCTACTCACTCTCAACTCATTCAGAACTCACATCCTTGTGACGAACCCTCTACTTCTAGCTGACCTTCTCGTTCACAACTGTTACGACTTCACCAAACCGAAGAGAATCAGCGCCTTCCTACGACATATTCTCGGCGATGGCCTCATTATCGTTGAAGGCGAGCCTCACAAGTTTCTACGCAAGAACTCAACACCAGTCTTCCATTTCCGACACATCAAGGAGCTGTACCCCATGATGTGGGAGAAGAGCCAGTCGCTGGCTCGGGCAATACAACAAGATATGACCACGTCGAGGTCATCAGTTGTCGAGCTTAACAGTTGGGCGAGCAAGGTTACACTCGACATCATTGGCATTGCTGGTCTGGGTCGTAGATTTGAtgccgttgagaagaagaaggatccGCTCGCGGACATCTACGAAGGCTTGCTCGAGCCGAGTCGAGAGAAGCTCATCTTTTCTGGCTTGGCACTGGCCGTTGGTTTGCCATTTGTTCGTCTCCTTCCTTGGAAGATGAACGAAGTCTTCAACTATCTGACCGGAACGTTGAATGAGCTTTGTTACCCCATGatccaggagaagaagacagccATTCTCGAGAAGGGGGATGACCACTTCGATGTCTTGTCGCTTCTCATCAAGTCGGGCAACTTTTCGGATGAGGCTTTGAAAGACCAGCTTCTGACCTTCCTGGCAGCAGG GCATGAGACTACCTCATCCGCGATAACCTGGGCGTGCTACTTACTCACCAAGCATCCAGAAtaccaagccaagctcagAGAGGAGGTCAGAAACGGGGTGCCAGAGGATCTAGTCACCAACCCGACAGTCGACCTCGCTGGTATCCTCGAGCAGCTTCCCTACCTGAACGGCATCATGCACGAGACACTCCGACTCTACCCCACGGTTCCACTGACGATGCGCCAAGCCATCCGCGACACCCGTATCGGTGACCAGTTCATCCCTGAAGGCACAGATATTATGGTGTCAATCTGGTACATAAATCGATCAGAAGCTATCTGGGGCCCTGACGCGACGGAGTTCAAGCCTGAGCGATGGATCACAGATGATGGGAAGCCAAATCAGAATGGCGGAGCCAGCAGCAACTACAACTTCCTCACCTTCTTGCATGGGCCAAGAAGTTGCATCGGACAAGGGTTTGCGAAGGCAGAGTTGCGATGCTTGTTGGCTACTATGGTCAGGTCGTTTGAGTGGACGTTGTCTATGGATGATAAACTTGTGATGCCAAGGGGAGTGATTACGATCAAGCCAGAGAATGGTATGTATTTAGATTTAAAGGCTCTATGA
- a CDS encoding related to beta transducin-like protein, with translation MRLINVETLELESFTGEHGASIPTYAILSHVWTSEEVSLQQMSRLSPLPEESKGYRKIVDFCAKVKAEGFEYGWIDTCCIDKTSSAELSEAINSMFQWYRKSAACYVFLNDVSSAENPRLSGSRFRKSRWFTRGWTLQELLAPHEVIFLADDWREIGTKASLSATVSDITKIDVATLVKQTWSHVSIAGVMSWASMRQTTRLEDQAYSLMGLFDVNMPLIYGEGPKAFYRLQVEIMKATNDDSLFAWSTEPLEDCGYSPNEGASTRGFRFLGLLAPSPACFRDSHDIRAPRDISRSHVPQYDLIKQDISLSAVVVRLCSLPADPKQLGDIDRVDVVGTLRFSNNVRAVDHGLVITPARRDAKGIKIMCLVAVLRCWNKDGYIGIPIKRLASGAYQRVENGHRCRWFKVRLMPLRLTLKSEEERAPDESEYTLRQFDSESREKGPPADPPETILVRAYVPLDLPSNGTYASAQTSRHRAPLQFRSLPINNGYYKLHADTADNSVTLMPELRSRPHIIESINGRINTLPETSIVFCPIAEDSGLPTFTIHTRMIERPHGIQLGCMIGSDQDRDEMMDAEFTDIDMKTISTTISLTANLSLVFRVRRGLPQDTTCYLNVSIEEQLPWAEDVEHWPATLGDKSLSSSEMSLNRTFTDNSI, from the coding sequence ATGCGACTTATCAACGTCGAAACTCTCGAGTTAGAGTCTTTCACAGGTGAACATGGAGCCTCAATACCAACATATGCAATCCTATCTCACGTATGGACGTCCGAGGAAGTGTCGCTACAGCAAATGAGTAGACTAAGCCCTCTTCCAGAAGAGTCAAAAGGCTACAGAAAGATCGTTGACTTTTGTGCAAAGGTGAAAGCTGAGGGATTTGAGTACGGCTGGATCGACACCTGTTGCATAGACAAGACGTCTAGCGCCGAGCTATCAGAGGCGATTAACTCAATGTTCCAGTGGTATCGGAAGTCTGCAGCGTGCTATGTCTTTCTGAATGATGTCAGCTCCGCCGAGAACCCAAGATTATCAGGCTCGAGATTCCGCAAGAGCCGATGGTTCACACGCGGATGGACTCTCCAGGAGCTCCTTGCGCCGCACGAAGTGATCTTTCTCGCTGACGACTGGCGTGAAATTGGTACCAAGGCCAGCCTAAGCGCCACTGTCTCAGATATCACCAAGATTGATGTAGCTACTTTGGTGAAGCAAACCTGGTCACATGTTAGCATCGCTGGGGTCATGTCCTGGGCATCAATGCGGCAAACCACGAGATTAGAGGACCAAGCCTACTCTCTCATGGGTCTATTCGATGTTAACATGCCCTTGATCTACGGCGAAGGCCCCAAAGCTTTCTATCGGCTCCAGGTCGAGATTATGAAGGCAACAAACGATGACTCTTTATTCGCTTGGTCCACAGAACCCCTCGAAGATTGCGGATACTCCCCAAATGAGGGAGCATCAACGAGAGGTTTCCGATTTCTCGGATTACTAGCTCCATCGCCGGCTTGTTTCAGAGACTCTCATGACATAAGGGCGCCTCGAGACATTTCCCGAAGTCACGTGCCGCAATACGACTTGATCAAGCAGGATATCAGTCTTTCGGCGGTGGTAGTTCGGCTTTGCTCTCTACCAGCTGACCCCAAGCAACTTGGAGATATCGACCGGGTCGATGTTGTCGGCACACTGCGGTTCTCGAATAACGTGAGGGCAGTGGACCATGGACTCGTTATCACGCCCGCAAGACGAGACGCAAAGGGGATCAAGATAATGTGCTTGGTTGCGGTTCTACGATGTTGGAATAAAGACGGCTACATTGGCATCCCTATCAAGCGTTTGGCATCTGGCGCTTATCAGAGGGTCGAAAATGGACACAGATGTCGTTGGTTCAAGGTTCGCTTGATGCCTTTACGACTGACACTGAAgagcgaagaagaaagagctcCAGATGAATCAGAATACACTCTCAGGCAATTTGATTCTGAGAGTAGGGAGAAAGGGCCACCTGCTGATCCCCCGGAAACCATTCTCGTGAGGGCCTATGTACCATTAGACTTGCCATCGAACGGCACATACGCTTCTGCTCAGACCAGCCGCCACCGTGCACCACTTCAGTTCCGCTCACTGCCTATCAATAATGGCTATTACAAGCTACACGCTGACACTGCTGATAACTCTGTAACATTAATGCCCGAGTTGCGGTCCCGTCCTCATATCATCGAGAGTATCAATGGACGCATCAATACTCTACCTGAAACGAGCATCGTGTTTTGCCCAATTGCAGAAGATAGCGGTCTTCCAACTTTCACGATACACACTAGAATGATAGAAAGGCCTCATGGCATCCAACTTGGGTGCATGATTGGAAGTGACCAAGAccgagatgagatgatggatgctgAGTTCACCGACATTGACATGAAAACCATCTCCACCACGATATCTCTCACAGCGAACCTGTCCCTCGTGTTCAGAGTGAGACGGGGTCTTCCCCAGGATACGACTTGTTACTTGAATGTGAGCATTGAGGAGCAGTTGCCGTGGGCAGAAGATGTAGAACATTGGCCAGCTACGCTTGGAGACAAGAGTCTGTCTAGCTCAGAGATGTCTCTCAATCGCACCTTCACAGACAATTCAATATGA
- a CDS encoding enoyl-CoA hydratase-like protein, with translation MENLQDIKLSTNSDTGVALIQFNRPAKRNAFSQNTINEIVATLDHLDSVDTVRAVVLTGGPEGHFCAGMDLNELVELSTPKAHKIEFLKDLTDALARFSKPLIAAVVGFALGGGFEIALACDIIYAAEDAMFGLPEVKIGTIPGAGGTQRLARALGKHKAMEFVLTGEPASGAEFERLGVVTKVFPKPDVVQAATALAEKIARLSAPVIKTAKKAVLTVENSTLDAGMTHEKALYYSTFGLDDFKEGIQSFLQKRQPSFKHS, from the exons ATGGAGAACCTCCAGGATATCAAGCTCTCGACCAACAGTGATACTGGCGTCGCACTCATCCAGTTCAACAGACCAGCCAAACGCAATGCCTTTTCACAGAATACGATAAACGAAATAGTCGCCACGCTGGACCATCTAGACTCAGTGGATACCGTGCGCGCAGTGGTTTTGACTGGTGGACCTGAAGGGCACTTCTGCG CTGGGATGGATTTAAACGAGTTAGTGGAGCTGTCGACTCCCAAAGCCCATAAAATTGAGTTTCTCAAGGATTTGACGGATGCGCTAGCGAGGTTTTCCAAGCCTCttattgctgctgttgttggcttcGCT TTGGGCGGTGGTTTCGAGATTGCTCTCGCT TGCGACATCATCTACgctgctgaagatgccatGTTCGGCCTTCCAGAGGTCAAGATCGGTACCATCCCCGGCGCAGGCGGTACACAGCGCCTGGCTCGTGCCCTAGGAAAACACAAG GCAATGGAATTCGTCCTAACGGGCGAGCCAGCAAGTGGAGCTGAGTTTGAGCGACTGGGCGTTGTAACAAAGGTCTTCCCCAAGCCAGACGTTGTCCAAGCAGCGACGGCGCTGGCTGAGAAGATTGCGCGTCTGTCGGCTCCGGTTATCAAAACGGCCAAGAAAGCTGTTTTGACTG TGGAAAATTCGACCCTGGATGCTGGGATGACACATGAAAAGGCGCTGTACTATTCGACGTTTGGCCTGGATGATTTCAAGGAGGGAATCCAGTCATTTCTCCAGAAGCGACAGCCCAGCTTCAAGCATTCTTAG
- a CDS encoding non-ribosomal peptide synthetase: protein MSSSYSFSSLESLSLADRVLFNRFSKGPECPIPYNVAHHAFEAVALAHPDLIAVRHYDGSTITYRELNRRANMLANELIHTFGLRVGNRVVLVYSRCIEMVVFILAVLKAGGQYVPLDGGIVTDDTLGFDIADSDAPVVLCLPKFFDKVVRSVPDDRRNIVNVLDLDSHSDLWRRGNPSHPMVEVGPDDGAYVIYTSGTTGRPKGVDVRHRGVTNTLLAEPSKLGIRPGRNVAQQLNVAFDMCAWEILGTMMNGGTLHIRGSGLEPWTECLQRCDTIIATPSVVQKYMPRIEDFPNVDTIAVGGEPCPLALAEKWAPHVNFWNVCGPTEISMLNTAHLHQPGIPLSIGKPNPNTNVYILDDNENPVPIGQPGVMWAGGPGVSRGYINLPELTATRYKLDKFTNDSNMMFNTGDLAQWLEDGSLLPLGRKDDQVKIQGFRVELDGVSRSIESNPGVIKGCALKIDNSLWGFYSSHIPIAETELKQTVGKTQPFYAVPTIWKHLPVLELTPNGKIDKRALYKIAEGRNDVQQAVVKPRPETVWPSHERLLSIGSSSDGTLFEGEKNGIMRDLEKDPKGIIEDYEEVETEEYALPDKNGFHGWRWLRHTAFSAYRKLFGLIFLSNLTVLIFLLWESRNNNFFPSPSKVATAVASNLLCAVLVRQDYVVNAIFFVCSRVPTSFPLSIRRHFARVYHNGGVHSGCAVSATAWWFMYTISTSRDFLLETYQPPIKCVVLALTYVILLLLCFILAMAYPSVRMKMHDQFEWAHRFVGWFSVALVWAHVITSTAATATEPLGDALAKNPTIYLLSLITLSIALPWARLRRVNVRPEPLSNHAVRLHFDFCTPGPCTSRGVRITDRPMIEWHAFAAIPEPSGKGFSIIVSKAGDWTKRIIEKPPTSIWTRGTPASGVLAVAPLFKKVVLVATGSGIGPCMPVIMERRVPCHVVWSTKNPLSTYGQEILDTILAMDSEAIIWDTDKKGRPDMVKLAYQAYKESGAECVCIISNRSTTAKVVYQLESRGIPAYGPILDS from the exons ATGTCTTCTTCCTATTCTTTCAGCTCCCTTGAGAGCCTCTCCCTGGCGGATAGAGTGTTATTCAACCGATTCAGCAAAGGACCTGAGTGTCCCATTCCGTATAATGTGGCTCATCACGCTTTTGAGGCAGTTGCGCTGGCGCACCCTGATCTCATTGCGGTTCGACATTATGATGGGAGCACAATCACATATCGAGAGCTCAACCGAAGGGCAAACATGTTGGCCAACGAGCTGATACATACTTTTGGCTTGAGAGTTGGCAATCGTGTTGTGTTGGTGTACTCGCGTTGCATTGAGATGGTCGTTTTCATCCTCGCCGTTCTCAAAGCAGGTGGACAGTACGTGCCATTGGATGGTGGCATCGTCACTGACGACACATTGGGCTTTGACATTGCCGATTCCGACGCCCCCGTTGTTCTCTGCCTTCCCAAGTTCTTTGACAAGGTTGTTCGCAGCGTTCCAGATGACCGACGGAACATTGTCAACGTTCTCGATCTGGACAGCCACTCAGATCTCTGGCGCAGAGGCAACCCTTCACACCCAATGGTGGAGGTCGGTCCAGATGATGGTGCATATGTCATCTACACTTCGGGTACGACAGGCCGACCTAAGGGTGTGGACGTGAGACATCGAGGTGTCACCAATACCCTTTTGGCAGAGCCATCCAAGTTGGGCATTAGACCTGGCAGGAACGTGGCACAGCAGCTGAATGTAGCATTCGATATGT GTGCCTGGGAGATCTTGGGTACAATGATGAATGGCGGAACCCTTCACATCAGAGGCAGCGGTCTCGAGCCCTGGACCGAGTGTCTCCAACGTTGcgacaccatcatcgctaCCCCATCAGTCGTCCAAAAATACATGCCACGAATCGAAGACTTTCCCAATGTCGATACAATCGCTGTCGGCGGCGAGCCTTGTCCTTTGGCACTCGCCGAGAAGTGGGCTCCCCATGTCAACTTCTGGAACGTCTGCGGACCAACCGAGATCAGCATGCTCAACACAGCGCATCTTCACCAGCCAGGCATTCCGCTGTCAATCGGCAAGCCTAACCCCAACACAAATGTTTACATCTTGGATGATAACGAGAACCCCGTGCCAATTGGACAGCCTGGTGTTATGTGGGCTGGAGGCCCAGGTGTCTCTCGAGGCTACATCAATCTACCCGAACTTACAGCAACTCGCTATAAGCTAGACAAGTTCACCAACGATAG CAACATGATGTTCAACACTGGTGATCTAGCCCAATGGCTCGAGGACGGCAGCCTCCTCCCCCTCGGCCGAAAAGACGACCAAGTCAAGATCCAAGGCTTCCGCGTCGAGCTCGACGGCGTATCCCGCTCCATCGAATCAAACCCCGGCGTCATCAAAGGCTGCgccctcaagatcgacaatTCTTTGTGGGGCTTCTACTCATCCCACATCCCGATCGCTGAAACGGAGCTGAAACAAACCGTTGGCAAGACCCAGCCCTTCTACGCTGTCCCCACAATCTGGAAACATCTTCCCGTTCTGGAACTCACGCCGAATGGAAAGATTGACAAGAGGGCCTTGTACAAGATCGCTGAGGGTAGGAATGATGTGCAGCAGGCGGTTGTGAAGCCTAGACCGGAGACGGTATGGCCGTCGCATGAGCGCTTGCTGTCCATTGGCAGTTCCAGTGATGGAACGCTCTTTGAGGGTGAAAAGAATGGTATCATGAGGGATCTGGAGAAGGATCCCAAGGGCATTATTGAGGACTATGAAGAGGTCGAGACTGAAGAATATGCGCTTCCAGATAAGAATGGCTTCCATGGATGGCGCTGGCTCCGTCACACTGCATTCTCAGCATACCGCAAGCTCTTCGGGCTCATCTTCCTGTCCAATCTCACGGTCCtcattttccttctttgGGAGAGCCGCAACAACAACTTCTTCCCATCCCCTTCCAAGGTCGCGACGGCTGTTGCATCGAATCTGCTCTGCGCCGTCCTCGTACGTCAAGACTACGTCGTCAATGCGATATTCTTTGTCTGCTCCCGAGTCCCCACATCATTCCCTCTATCTATACGAAGGCACTTTGCTCGTGTATATCACAACGGCGGTGTTCACTCTGGATGCGCCGTTTCTGCTACTGCTTGGTGGTTCATGTACACCATCTCGACCAGCCGGGACTTCCTACTGGAGACATACCAGCCTCCCATCAAATGTGTTGTTCTCGCCTTGACTTATGtcattctgcttctgctctgCTTCATCCTTGCCATGGCGTACCCCAGTGTGCGCATGAAGATGCACGATCAGTTTGAGTGGGCGCATCGCTTTGTCGGTTGGTTCTCTGTCGCTCTTGTTTGGGCCCATGTCATTACATCAACAGCGGCAACGGCAACTGAGCCCTTGGGAGACGCATTGGCCAAGAACCCGACAATCTACCTCCTGTCGCTCATCACTCTCAGCATCGCTCTACCTTGGGCCAGACTCCGTCGCGTCAACGTCAGACCCGAGCCCCTCTCCAATCATGCTGTGCGCCTTCACTTCGACTTCTGCACACCTGGGCCTTGCACTTCGCGAGGTGTTCGCATCACTGACCGTCCCATGATTGAGTGGCATGCTTTCGCAGCCATTCCTGAACCAAGCGGCAAAGGCTTCTCAATCATTGTATCTAAAGCAGGTGACTGGACTAAGCGGATCATTGAGAAGCCTCCGACATCCATCTGGACTCGAGGTACTCCAGCATCTGGTGTTCTTGCCGTCGCTCCATTGTTCAAGAAGGTCGTTTTGGTCGCAACAGGATCAGGCATTGGACCCTGCATGCCCGTCATCATGGAGAGGCGCGTTCCGTGTCACGTAGTCTGGTCTACCAAGAACCCTCTTTCGACTTATGGACAAGAGATCCTCGATACTATCCTTGCCATGGACTCTGAGGCCATTATCTGGGATACAGACAAGAAGGGTCGGCCAGACATGGTCAAGCTGGCATATCAAGCCTACAAGGAGAGCGGCGCTGAATGTGTGTGCATCATTTCCAACAGATCGACGACAGCGAAAGTGGTTTATCAGCTGGAGAGTCGCGGTATTCCGGCGTATGGTCCCATTTTGGATTCTTAA